The nucleotide sequence CAATCTTTAACGTCTAAAAGAGAACCGTTTCTTAGAAGATTCAACGGATTGAAACAAATTAATTGGTACTACGACGCGCAACGATGAAGAGGAAAAAAGAGCATCGAAACGGGTATCCTCATTATCGTTTAAAGGACAAGAAGCCAGTAATTAAACGTCGCAAACACGTCTAACGATGTTTCGTCGTCGTTCCGGAAAGCGTTCCTTTCAAGGCTGTGAAACGGCAGAAATAGATTATAAAAATTCGATACACACCGTGTCTCGTGTTCTTTGCAGTCTTTAAAACGGACCATGAAAATCTCCGTCAtccttttatcaaattttctattcATCGACCTCTTCTTTATTTTAcgattaatttaagaattagacATTTTATCAGAAAATATTGGCAACCGCTCCACGTCTTTCGATTTAAAGTATCTCGCAAACTATTTACCTTCTTAATATCAAGCCTAGGTACTTTTTTAGgtcaaacattttatttatatctttcGAGATATTTGAGCGCCCTCGAGTAAATCACACACcttctatattcatttcccattTGATTAAGACAGCTTGATCACGAATATAACCTAGTTACCTTTTCATGATTTTTTCCACGATACCAAGAATTTATAGAAGTTTATTTCTAGAAATAAACTGTCTCTCAGAATCTcgtgtaaatatttatacattgtaTCTGATTCTGACGTGTCGTCCAGGTTGCATGAGTAAATTATCCGGACAAAGGTTAAAACGTGATGACATCGGCAAAGCAGCGAGGATCAGGAACGGGATAGTTGTATTCGCATACCAGCGTCGGTCGATTGTTCCACAGGACAGGCAGGTTTTCCGGGTGTACCTGTAGCACGATCGCAGGCGTATTTGTCCGACAGATCGGTGCAAACAGCCGATAAATCCTGGCGAGAATTTAATAAAGTTGCCGTGACGCGCGGCTAAACTCTCCCCCTAGCCACTACGAGGAAAAAAACGCGGGAAATGCGTTGAACGCGGCAACGAGAGGCGACAAATTCCGATGGTGCAACCCATTACGCGTCATTCCCCATCGGCATTCGACGACTATCAACCCCTTTGCGTCGTGAAACGCATAATCAACGTGGACAACCTTCCGAGCATTGTCTACCCGCTGTAATTCTTTCGGAGTAGTTAGACGATCTTTTGCAAACTTGATCTTGAATTCGGAATACGATATCATAATATCAGTATGATCGTATTGGTCTTTTATTTTGGATacgaaagtttttaaattcttacaacgaaatgtttttaaattttaaagttcctacttctttaaccccttcccgtgctttgacgagtctcactcgcgacgcactcacaactcaaatgtgattaatgttactcaaattttgaatactcttcaacttaaattttagatccaactatagtttgcgttgtcaaggatccctgaatataaaatacttagaacattttcattttctttgttcgttttaatgttatagtcctgaatggttagtcttgactgacgcacctcataaataaatggcacggcaaggggttaacatCTTTCTAAACCTAagagttcctaaattctaaaatcgcaaaatcaccCTGATGACAGTGTACCTGGTAATGGTAGTTTCGGtgatgaatttttgaaaagaTCCGAAAAACATTCGATCGCGATGAATGTTGATACCGCTTGTCTTAAAACAGCTCGAATCTACCCCGTTGAAAATATCCCGGCAGCCCATTAGAGCGTATAATGGGCCGCGATTAATAGTGCATGTAACCCCGTGGTACACACCCCATGGGGAAAATGTCAAGCGGTGAACCAATGTTTGACGATGACGCCGATGTTACCCTTCAAAACTGTCACTTCATCCCCCGACACTTAGAGGACAATCAAGTTCCATTTGTCTACTCGTCTCCCTACGGAACATCCGAGCCCTTTCGTTGAGTCACTCCAGCCACGATGCACGTGAGAATCGAATTAATCGTCGTTCCTCTACCCGTCCGTTCATCCTTCTCCTATGTTTTCCCtttccttcttttcttttttgccTATTCTATCGCAGAGACGCATACCACCAGCGTGCATACCGTGGTAAATCGAATTGTCGACCGTGTAAAGTATTTTCAGTTCCGTCCTTTCGAATCTTACTTTAAAATGGCGCGGCTATCGATTTCGGTACCCTTATGcttcctttttttccttttatcgCTTCTCTCCTGTATTTTATGCCATCCACCGATGTATTATAGATAAACTGAAATGCATTCCTGCGGAGTTTGTTTCTTTCGGTCCTTCCACGCGGTGTGCGCGATCGCCGTAGCTCGATTACGAGTTAACTTTTCTAAATAATCTGTTTTCTTAATATGGGAGTATCGTGGTACGTAATGGTCCATAGTCGAACGgattaaattaagtttaaattatGCAATAATTCAGGAGTATACCATGCGAGAACGAATTTACCCGAAACTTTATTAGAGTCTATAATTCATGCcgaaattataaattcttgGCCGGCGTCGTACGTATTCGCATAATCATGTTACCAATTATAATCTTCATTAAATTTCACCTCACACTCGACGTTTCTCTCGCATAACCAATTTGCAAACGTTATcgctacttttattttttaatggtaGAATTTTGTATCGGATTTACAGGACTATCAGTTTCCGtgcaaaatttccatttttcgcGAGCAATAAATCGAACATACACGTTTTTCCTCTAAAACTTCGAGATccaacaaattatttttcacgGTAGCAGCTTTCCTTGGAGAAGATAAAAAGAGGAGGAGAGAAAGTTTGAAAAAGCAGAGTGAAATTACCATaagtagaaaacttgaaaagttgtTATCTTTGAACGAGTACAGCCGTTTCGAGATCGGTTACGACACGATCGCGTAAAAACGGCGAGAAAGGAAGAAAACGTAAGATGATCTCCGTGTCAGTGTAGCAAATGCGGTTAAGTTCACTAAGGGATGGTTCTACGGTTACTCAGCCATTTCCGACCAATCAATCACTTCTCCTTGGTCGGGTTTTGTTAGGAAAAAAATTAAGTGGCTAAAGTAAACGCAATTTTGATACAAAGAAACTAATATCTTTCTCGATAATGAAGGAACAATACGACGTTTGTACTTATCGAAGAAATTTGTTAAGTTTTAAACTACCAAGGTACCGTTATAACTTCGTCCACGTAAAAGAATTGTTTTTGGTGGCCAATCAACAAGTGTTTCGAAGCTGGAAAAGATTTCCCACTAGCCCGTTAATTCTCGACTTCAAAGAGCTTCGAAATAAAAAACTGTCGGTTCTGTAAACTGAAATTGCGCAAAGAGgacgcaatttaataatttgcaaacgAAACGAACCGCTTCCTCGTCGATTCCTGAAGCATCGGAAAAAAAGAACGGTtacgacaataaaattaatagtatCGCTTTGAGTGCGCAATTACATTTTCCTTGCACGCGAGCGTGTATTCGGCAGGAACGAAGagggaaagaaaaagaaaaagaagaaggtaACTGGTTGCGTTACGGCCACTTCCGACTGCGAGCTTACGTCTGAGAGTGGATCGTATATGCGCCGCGTTTAATTTCGCAGGCAAATGAAAAGAGTTTTCGCGGAGACGGCAGATGCTGCTTCGAGCAACTTGCTCGAAGCTCGTTTCCAAGTACTTTTCACAGTTTTCCGCTTTCTCGCTTCCCGCTTTCCTTGCCGAGATAGCTTATCCTATATCTCGTCGCGATTTTCGACAGGAATCTTTTGTAATTGCGACGACGGATGGAGCCGACGAATTCTCGCGAATTTGCCAATTTCACGATCGGTGATTCGTAAAGGGAAATTTCGGAACAAAGGATTTAAAAATGGAAATCAAGATCCAAGAAGTTAGGAagtataaaattactaaatttgtaatatacccACAACTTTGTCAGCTCCGACCACGTAATAAATACTGTATCATTTCTGCAGAAATGCATAcgcaaatttgccaaattcatAGCCCAACCGCGAAACAAAACGATGGTAACCAAGGGAATATTCGTTTAGTCCGGATGACGATGATTGTCATGACGTCTCGTTGGCGTTGTCGGTTGTCCGGAAATTGCCGTAGTTTTTTGCCGTGGAGGTAAATTAtcgagacacagagagagagggttAGCGGGTGGTCCAGGAACGCGTGCAAAAAGGAAATAGCTTTCGACTGTACATACTCGTAGCTGGCAATTTGTCGGAAAAGTTGCGCGAGCCTGCTCGGTTGGGGAATTTCTAAGCGGGCGCAATTAAAAAAGCGCGAGGAAATCGGTCGGTTAAGCCGGAAGTTCTACGGCAGAGAAGTAATTCCGGTCTATCTCGTGGCGGAACGAAGCCGTTGCTACTGTTTCAGGATAATTACATTTTTCACGGGGATCCTTCACCGTTCTTTTATTTACGCGCACCGCGTCCTACTTTTCCCGGAGTTTTCCTTAATATCGGCCGCGCTTTAAAACGTTTAACCCTCTGCTTTATAACATCTAGTTACACCGGTGTCACGGGACGTAATTATACCCGTGGAATGGCCAGgttttaattaaagaaattgtCACTTCCTACCAAATACAATTTAAGTACGCAGTTATTTTTTTCTCCTCTACGATGAATAATTTTAGTTCACTCAAAGATTTAATTTTGTCTAAATTAGATCTATACTGTCTGTACTCGAAAGTAGATAATGGTAGTTATcacgtaataatttaaaaaataaatttcagaattggatTGACACCGGACAGTAACGTGTGGGTTGGAGCATGGTGGATAGGTTTTCTGGGTGCCGCAGTATTGTGTTTCATAATTGCGATACCGATACTTGCCTTCCCACCTGCGTTACCAGGTACGACATTTTCAATAGTTTCATTATTgactgtaaaattaaaaagttacacAATTTCAAAGTACCGAGATTCCAAAGTGGAAGAAtggaaaaatttgcaattgCTTTTCACGTAAGAATCGGTCTTTTCCCATTTCAGGTTCGGAAGAATTAGCCAAAGAACGAGTATCGGAGGCACACGAGAAGCAATCGAAGCAATCGCCCTCGAGCGAGAGCGGGGAGGCGTTTTCAAAAATACGCGAGCTGCCACGAGCACTGACCGATCTGCTCGGTAATCCAGGCTTTTTCATGTTGAACCTGGCAGGTGCAAGTGAAGGATTGCTTATCGCTGGTTTCGCGGCGTTCCTGCCGAAGCTGATCGAAAATCAATTTAACGTCAGCGCTAGTTCAGCCGCGTTACTAATGGGTGAATAATATTGAAACTTTCTGTTATAATCAATCAAATCGGTGCCACCCTTTCGGCACACCTACGATCGAGCGATATTTTACGCTAAATAGCCGAacggtttttcatttttatcgtggGAACATTATACACTGTCGTTCAAAACTCTTCGGGTACTTACAAGCTACTTCGCTTTGGAACTTTGCGTAAACGATGAAGTTCGAGTAGCTGTTAAAAGAACTTTATTTTCATTCGAGGTAATGGTCCATTTGATGATCATAGCTTGATGAGTGATTTTATCTGAAAAACTGTACAATTTTTTGTGCGATATTCAACTTATATAAACGACTCTCATGAATTAATCACCGAATTCTTTTTCTCCTAATCATAATTTGAAAGCAGCTTTGACAGCCTTATTGCTAATTACCTGCGAGTTCTAAATGGCTTTTAAACGACGGTGTTTTATTTTGTTTCCACGCTCTCGATCCTCGGGGATATTTACGATCCACCAACATTCGAATGTGATTTGATGGAAATTTCGAAAGCACTCGTACGCGACTCGTGCAAATGAAATCCTTTGATTTTTTGTTCGCAGGTCTGGTGACCGTGCCTGCAGGCGGCGGGGGTACCTTTCTCGGTGGTTATCTCATAAAACGCTTTAATCTGCCCTGTTCGGGTATTCTGAAGTTCTGTCTGCTGGCCACTGCTTCCTGTATCGCTTTCACTTTGTGCTTCGTTTTAAACTGCCCGAATCTAAATTTTGCCGGAGTTACCGTACCCTATTCGGACCAAACTAAGTACGTCGCTTCTTTTGTTCGTTTGTACGTGCTATGTACGAATTAGATTAATTAACGTAGAATAATACACGCATGTAATTGAAACTGTTACTCTTCAAGAATAACGTGAGGcttttgaacattttattagCCGAGCCCCACTTCACAGAATGATCATTTTTCCTCTTTAATTGCATGTAATTCACTGTACCAAATATCACAAAGTCCAAAAATCCTCAGGTCCCAATATCTCGAAAGTTTCCTAGTCTAAAAATCTCTgctacatatacacacatgtttGTCCAGATTGATAAGTATACTATTTATGGAAAACGCgtgcaattttcaatttacccATAAGTACACAGTTCATGCGTGATGTACATGTATCAAGCACCGCctatataattgaataattccATGTTTCCAGAAAATCGTTCTCGTTGGATGACGCGTGTAATAACAACTGCGGTTGTTCAAGATCAGAGTTCAGTCCAATATGCGGAGTGGATGGAATCACGTATTATTCCCCATGTCATGCAGGATGTTATCAGGAAACGCGGATAAACGATGTCAAAGTCGGTATAGTTTGTTATCTTATTTAACATGCACGCGAATATCTATTTTGTTCTTCGaagtcaaatattattttagtaatGCGTCGTTGATGAAAGCTCGTGTGTTAAAAGTCTCCAAGTGTACGAACTTCAAGTGCGATAAAGTTGTTATCTTACAGGTGTACTCGGACTGCAGCTGCGTACGCGCGCAGCCAATGAACCTGACTGCAGGAGATGACGTTATCAGCTACGAGGCAATAAACACAACTTGCAACACATCTTGTTCCTATCTGTGGCCCTTCATAGCCTTAGCATTTTGCAACATGCTGATCACGTTTTTGTGCACTATGCCAGCACTTTCTGCGACCCTGCGGGTCGTTCGGGACGATCAGAGGTCGTTCGCTTTAGGTATACAGTGGATTAAAGTTAGGATTTTGGGCACGATACCAGCTCCCATGGTTTTCGGTGCCCTTATAGACGATACTTGTATCTTGTGGAACGAGACGTGCGAGGGCAGAGGAGCTTGCCTCGTTTACGACAATTTATACATGAGCAGGTTAATATTGAACAATCGTGatcatatattttaaatattttataaactactCACGTCGAATTCGGATTGCAGGTACATGTTGGCGTTAGCTTTCATCGGTAAGGCAGCATCCCTCCTGTTCTTCTTCCTCGCCTGGTGGACGTACATTCCACCAGGAGGCAAACAAACCGACCAAAATTCGCGGGAAGAACCAACGACGACACTAATGATGAACGACACATCGCACGAAACACCAACTACGCCGGCGACAATAAATCCTATAATCGATGcgtaaaagattattttgcGTTTCATTCAATTCAGTGTAATAATACATCGCGTAAAATAACCTTGTTTCGATGAAAGATTTTTAATGTCGATGAATCTTCGAGGTAACTTGTTTATTCTTGATTGCTTGAAAATAGAGGTAAACACCGTTTGCAAGAACGAAATGGCGGGAAACTAAACGTCGACGGTGAGACATCTAGGTTTCTCAGGTATAACTAAAACAAGGTTACCAACACGATttgatacatatttttttaatggcGCGATATTTGAAACGTTTTAGTGTACGTGCACGGTAAAAATGTTATGGATACATCGGCGAGGAAGTGtaacatgtgtatgtacatttAAACGTATTTGATAACTGTATTTATATTTCTCTACGGTGTAACTAAGCAGATGTACGATGTAAATTAAGTAGAGggtatttatttaacattattatattattctttaatACGAATCGTTTACGATCACTGGGGAAAACGCTATTTCAATAGtaagatattttataaagaGTTTGTAACAGGTACGCTAATTTATTGTGACTGTAGTGCAaatgaaatttgcatatttacggaatatttgaaatacaagaaGACGAGCGTAGCGAACTGAAGTATGATATTGTTTAGTTTAAAAATTGCTTAAGATTGTACAGAACCATTTATATAGGGTATGTTGTAAGAGCTGTTCACTGCCAGAACTATTGTAAAAAAAGcagaaaattgtttttaatatcgGCATTCGATAAGAAATATATGTCTTGTTCTAGGTGTGAAAGCTATAAGTACCAACTGTGAGAAACAATTGGCAAGTGCACTTTGTAGTCCTTTTCGATGTTTATTCAGCGATATTTCTTATTCCGATATAGTTACCCGTTAGATTTTgatatcgataaaaataagatatACTGACAAGTATTTATATACTTAACGATGTATATCATTATGCTGTTTGtaatatgatataataattaatagtcgCAGTTATATGTGAATCGAAAAAAGACTTGCAGAATTGTCTACAATTACACTATTGTCTGTTCTGAATGTGATTTTAATTATGGCAACGTCCTATAACTATAAATGTGGTATTTACCGATTGTCAATTAAACCAGGAAAATATGTATTTACCACGGATGATAACAGTTGATGTCtgagataaaaaaaataatctcGTATCTTCGTATTCCTCTTACTTGTAAGAGGGAGCTAAATTACTCGCGTGGGCTGCTCGCCGAAATATAGCACAAACGACTTTAGCAAATGACCACGCTACATTTCGGTGGAAATCATATCTCGGAAGAGAAGATATTGTTCGTGAGCATTCAATTATACAACCCTATTATAAGATGTAATTGTTACATTCAATaactaaattgtaaattgttgtTTCGTAAGGATAACTTTGAAAGAAATTCcgtattgtaaaatttgtatcaCTCCTTGTATGATGTTATCGCTTACAGAAAGACTAATTACCTTGAAAACATCGACTGATTATTATTGTGGATCTAGAATCATCCGGAATATATCAGTTATGAATTCTTGTACCATTTGTAATGCATATTCATGTAATGAATAACAACTGTATTAGCTCGCAATTTTATACATGATGTTAAAATTTCATACTTTGTTTCTAAACAAAAATTGTTCTTAGGAGAAAagataatatacaatttttggtattttaaaaagttggaaatttaccaATAGTCGAGATGTAAAAGAATTTTGTAgtgtataaaaatgaattatgaaattttgttacGAAAATAGTTCGCAAGTGGAACAATGATGTTAGCAGTAACCGGTCGTATAAATGTACAAAGCGCAATATGGACTGTCATTTACATTAGTTTGATATGACGCACTCTGTGCGATTTCTAactgtaattatttttgttattgaaaAGTAATATGTCTAGCACGTGTATTATACGTATCACCAATAAAGAACGAGTAATGTACGTTAATCACGCGTGATGTTTATTCCCTTATTcgttataaaattatgtaaaactgATGTCAGTTTTCGACAAGAAAGCAATAAAAAGAATTTAGTTTCATTGGTACAGATGTATGGCCGCTAGATGGCGAAAGTAGTACTGTTTTATGTGATTTAACGTTCCAAACAAAGTGTCGTATCACAGACAACTTATTCGAGAacattataatttgtaaaacatTGTATTAGACTCAATAAAGTGTACAAGTTGTTGATTTCTCGAAAACAGGAATTTGTTGATAAATCATTCTCTACTGTTCTAATTAGATAGCGGAAGCGGCACCATTTTCATAGCGCACGtggatataaaattaaaaaacacgtAAAAATAGAACTTGCAcgatatttttagtttattgaaTGAACTATTCGCTTATATGAGTTATATAATTGTAGTATATCATCTtcagtaaaaatgaaatatgttttcCAATGCCTTTAAagtatatacaaaatatttttttaagtattaCAGTCCAACTGCATAAAGTATTttcagtataaaaatattttcaagatcgttgaacataatattgttaatgtatCTAGAAACAAAATTTTCCACTCTgaattctatatttaaaatgaagTGTTGAAAACTCAAGGTATAAATGTTTAGTTAAACAGAGTCTACtcctgatttttattgtatatttattttatcaatagaatatgtacatacacatatgtgtagaaatatttttaaatcgtgTGGCACAGAGTATTATGCGAATGATTTactctatatttttattatacataagtCACAAAATAAACGTgcactacaaaaaaaatatttgtgccgATTATTTAGTTATCTTGTATAACTTGCCAACTAAGATTTTAGAGAttataatgttttatttttagaagTTATTTTGCAAGAAAAGTATACTTTGTatgcaatttcaatattttaatttcgtatATTTTATAAGTGACAAAACtatttgtgattatatgatattttAGATTCTAcgaatcatttttatataacgTTGCAAAAACATATCATTATGCGTATAACTACGCgcatataaatttagaaaagtgTATAACTTTGGTCCTTAtatattctattattaaaaGAACCTCCAAGAGGCCTCTTGGTCTAGGGGTATGATTCCTGCTTTGGGTGCAGGAGGTCCCGGGTTCAAATCCCGGAGGGGcccaatttttttttcctctttgaAATTGAACTACGAAACTAAACgtcttaaatatttcataaaacagACGTCTATAAAACTTTTGACGTATTTCAGAGTTAGAAACAATCAACAACAAGTATTACAAACAAATTACGCTGAGTAGTATAAACAGTTGTGATTTCATTAATTACGAAACTAGCTATAACGTAATAAAGCATGTTTACTCGATTCGTTACAATTTTTTCCCACAGTTACGTAATAttccattaaattttataatcaaaaATAAGGTTTGCACAATTGACACgtaaataactaattatttttaaacgaacATGTCCTGGTACATATAGCAATGTCGATATTCGAATTTGTAATTCTTCAAGCATTAATTTACCTGATGCTATTTTAATATCGGACGCTTATTAATAACTTAAGAGTATTCATTACGTTCACCAAATGAAAAGTGTTAAAAACGTCGTAAACGTCCTTGTATGACCGTAAACACTAACAAAATGGACATGTTTTCTCCATAAATgtgtttggaattttaaaaaatgaaaaaattgttatCAACAAATAAATACGAATAAAGAAATCGGTCGTGTCAGATATTCCGTTTCAAATTACGCGCGGCGTATTTTCCTACTCTCGAGAAAGTTAAGATGGCGTCCAGGCGAGTGCGCATGCACAAGTTCCTCAATGGTCGGGCAAAAACACAGCTGGTCTATGATCTCCGAAGCAAGCTGACGGTCGAACGCTATCAATGTGATTTTCGTGAAATACTTACCGATCTACCGGTCAGATCGTGAGGTCAAGGCGGACGCGTGCGAAAATTCGTTTAGTGCTCGTTTCGAAGTGTTAGTGAGTGTGTTTAGATGTATGCAAAACTCGTTAATCGCGGTGTCACCACGAGGATTTTTCACTGCCCCGGATACAAAGGAGTTTCGTGAGGTGCTTTGAGCGTCCTTTCGGTAAGTTTACGACAGCATCTATTTAAGCATTCGTAGCATCGCGTTCTCTCGTATCGCGTGTGCCGCAAAACTTTTGGCCTGCTCGCGAAGTCAAGTGACCTTTTTCGATATTCTCGAAACGAGCGTCCACGATTTCTTGTCCGTAGAATTTTCTGTACCTCCACTCTTCGAGATCGGAAAAGCACGAAAATTTTTTTCCCCGAGTAACGTGCGTTTCAACTTATTCGCGCTATCGACATATATTTCGAGCGAAAAAAGAATTGTCCAGAAAAGCGTCGTGCAGCATCTTCAAAAATAGGTCAGAAGAAACTTTTCGTAATCCGGTTACGAGATTCCGTACAGGTATCGCCTGTTGAGAAAAGAGATTCTTATCGTGCGTTATCTTTTGTTGTCTGTCCTGCATACGGAACCCCTCGAACTCTCGAGTGAACCACGTTTTGTTATCTCGCGCACGGTTCTCCCTTAGATTTATATCTTTATTACGCAGCGTGTGCGTGGGCACGGTCGTGGTAAACACGACGAGCAGATATTCTCCCATGTCACAACTGCGTATCCTCGAGACACAGCTCGGTATCTCGCGAAATTGCGAATCGTTTTTATGCGCGAAGAGTATCGTTCGCCTTTCTCTACCATTGTTTACATGCAAAAACACAGCTGTGCCGTAATTCCACACACGAATAAGATTATCGCGCTACCGTCGTTATCTGTATATCGAGGTCTTGAACCTCGGCGTCTGTAGAACTATTTTTGTATCCGCTACGGCTACGGTCTCTGTCACTGCGACGCGGCACCGGCTAACAGGAATCCGGCTGTGCATCGTCGACCGTGCGACGCGGTCCTTAGGACTCTGACCTTGCCCTATGCAAAACGATATTTCCCGTTCGACGCCGCTTTTAATCGCTCTGCCAATTAACAAACTCGGTATTGCGGCTTAATTAGTTGACAAGTACCGCTTAACCGTTGCGTCCTGTCGTTCTTAAAAATCTACTGTCCCTGTCATGCTCGCTACTTTTTATCCTACAACTTTCGATGTATTAGATTATCGATagattattttgtaattacacCTAGCCTAATTTCAATTGTTCGAATCTATTTATACCTGTTCAAAACGGTAGCTTTAACCGGATCTAAAGTAACCTTGATTCGAAACT is from Megachile rotundata isolate GNS110a chromosome 2, iyMegRotu1, whole genome shotgun sequence and encodes:
- the Oatp26F gene encoding organic anion transporting polypeptide 26F isoform X2, translated to MTGVDNLAYDAPANESAVPDMHETLSSFPEQFGDGPRKPEIKPDAPKESDRSTDNPKCGWLWFRPISLQRFRTAKWALFWLCWTGAIQGMVVNGFVNVVITTIERRFGLRSSQTGLIAGGYDIASFLILVPVSYLGGRSKASKPRYIGIGVLVLGIGSLLFASPHYIAGPYRGGQQSENMCQRVNDTSSRAISCNGSMGQADQEPYSGLYLIIFLMAQLLHGAGSAPFYTLGVTYIDENVSKKMSSVYVGIFYTMAIIGPALGYVIGGELLKLYTDFLTVDPSEIGLTPDSNVWVGAWWIGFLGAAVLCFIIAIPILAFPPALPGSEELAKERVSEAHEKQSKQSPSSESGEAFSKIRELPRALTDLLGNPGFFMLNLAGASEGLLIAGFAAFLPKLIENQFNVSASSAALLMGLVTVPAGGGGTFLGGYLIKRFNLPCSGILKFCLLATASCIAFTLCFVLNCPNLNFAGVTVPYSDQTKKSFSLDDACNNNCGCSRSEFSPICGVDGITYYSPCHAGCYQETRINDVKVYSDCSCVRAQPMNLTAGDDVISYEAINTTCNTSCSYLWPFIALAFCNMLITFLCTMPALSATLRVVRDDQRSFALGIQWIKVRILGTIPAPMVFGALIDDTCILWNETCEGRGACLVYDNLYMSRYMLALAFIGKAASLLFFFLAWWTYIPPGGKQTDQNSREEPTTTLMMNDTSHETPTTPATINPIIDA
- the Oatp26F gene encoding organic anion transporting polypeptide 26F isoform X1 produces the protein MRSVRGCCQFQTSENGTMTGVDNLAYDAPANESAVPDMHETLSSFPEQFGDGPRKPEIKPDAPKESDRSTDNPKCGWLWFRPISLQRFRTAKWALFWLCWTGAIQGMVVNGFVNVVITTIERRFGLRSSQTGLIAGGYDIASFLILVPVSYLGGRSKASKPRYIGIGVLVLGIGSLLFASPHYIAGPYRGGQQSENMCQRVNDTSSRAISCNGSMGQADQEPYSGLYLIIFLMAQLLHGAGSAPFYTLGVTYIDENVSKKMSSVYVGIFYTMAIIGPALGYVIGGELLKLYTDFLTVDPSEIGLTPDSNVWVGAWWIGFLGAAVLCFIIAIPILAFPPALPGSEELAKERVSEAHEKQSKQSPSSESGEAFSKIRELPRALTDLLGNPGFFMLNLAGASEGLLIAGFAAFLPKLIENQFNVSASSAALLMGLVTVPAGGGGTFLGGYLIKRFNLPCSGILKFCLLATASCIAFTLCFVLNCPNLNFAGVTVPYSDQTKKSFSLDDACNNNCGCSRSEFSPICGVDGITYYSPCHAGCYQETRINDVKVYSDCSCVRAQPMNLTAGDDVISYEAINTTCNTSCSYLWPFIALAFCNMLITFLCTMPALSATLRVVRDDQRSFALGIQWIKVRILGTIPAPMVFGALIDDTCILWNETCEGRGACLVYDNLYMSRYMLALAFIGKAASLLFFFLAWWTYIPPGGKQTDQNSREEPTTTLMMNDTSHETPTTPATINPIIDA
- the Oatp26F gene encoding organic anion transporting polypeptide 26F isoform X3; protein product: MRDKFAFGSAVPDMHETLSSFPEQFGDGPRKPEIKPDAPKESDRSTDNPKCGWLWFRPISLQRFRTAKWALFWLCWTGAIQGMVVNGFVNVVITTIERRFGLRSSQTGLIAGGYDIASFLILVPVSYLGGRSKASKPRYIGIGVLVLGIGSLLFASPHYIAGPYRGGQQSENMCQRVNDTSSRAISCNGSMGQADQEPYSGLYLIIFLMAQLLHGAGSAPFYTLGVTYIDENVSKKMSSVYVGIFYTMAIIGPALGYVIGGELLKLYTDFLTVDPSEIGLTPDSNVWVGAWWIGFLGAAVLCFIIAIPILAFPPALPGSEELAKERVSEAHEKQSKQSPSSESGEAFSKIRELPRALTDLLGNPGFFMLNLAGASEGLLIAGFAAFLPKLIENQFNVSASSAALLMGLVTVPAGGGGTFLGGYLIKRFNLPCSGILKFCLLATASCIAFTLCFVLNCPNLNFAGVTVPYSDQTKKSFSLDDACNNNCGCSRSEFSPICGVDGITYYSPCHAGCYQETRINDVKVYSDCSCVRAQPMNLTAGDDVISYEAINTTCNTSCSYLWPFIALAFCNMLITFLCTMPALSATLRVVRDDQRSFALGIQWIKVRILGTIPAPMVFGALIDDTCILWNETCEGRGACLVYDNLYMSRYMLALAFIGKAASLLFFFLAWWTYIPPGGKQTDQNSREEPTTTLMMNDTSHETPTTPATINPIIDA
- the Oatp26F gene encoding organic anion transporting polypeptide 26F isoform X5, with protein sequence MVVNGFVNVVITTIERRFGLRSSQTGLIAGGYDIASFLILVPVSYLGGRSKASKPRYIGIGVLVLGIGSLLFASPHYIAGPYRGGQQSENMCQRVNDTSSRAISCNGSMGQADQEPYSGLYLIIFLMAQLLHGAGSAPFYTLGVTYIDENVSKKMSSVYVGIFYTMAIIGPALGYVIGGELLKLYTDFLTVDPSEIGLTPDSNVWVGAWWIGFLGAAVLCFIIAIPILAFPPALPGSEELAKERVSEAHEKQSKQSPSSESGEAFSKIRELPRALTDLLGNPGFFMLNLAGASEGLLIAGFAAFLPKLIENQFNVSASSAALLMGLVTVPAGGGGTFLGGYLIKRFNLPCSGILKFCLLATASCIAFTLCFVLNCPNLNFAGVTVPYSDQTKKSFSLDDACNNNCGCSRSEFSPICGVDGITYYSPCHAGCYQETRINDVKVYSDCSCVRAQPMNLTAGDDVISYEAINTTCNTSCSYLWPFIALAFCNMLITFLCTMPALSATLRVVRDDQRSFALGIQWIKVRILGTIPAPMVFGALIDDTCILWNETCEGRGACLVYDNLYMSRYMLALAFIGKAASLLFFFLAWWTYIPPGGKQTDQNSREEPTTTLMMNDTSHETPTTPATINPIIDA